A window of the Vanessa cardui chromosome 12, ilVanCard2.1, whole genome shotgun sequence genome harbors these coding sequences:
- the LOC124534147 gene encoding uncharacterized protein LOC124534147 codes for MWTLRDLYLTDLSKTAGAAHSYDKQLLLNRLGDGRIKFAGDPPWELQAEVLAEVYRFRVEARARGDRPGSAEVGRVRTLAQHALIRRWEEDLGSPTAGHAIVEAIRPHLSRWIKRSHGTLTFRLTQVLTGHDCFGKYLHKIVRREITPACHACGAPVDTACHTLMECAAWGPKRHSLVAIIGGELSLPNVITAMIGSERCWNEMASFCESVMSQKEATERAREESAAADSLRRRRPGRRQQRYAQLLLQL; via the coding sequence AGCAATTGTTACTAAATCGTTTGGGTGATGGTAGAATAAAATTCGCGGGTGATCCACCCTGGGAACTCCAGGCAGAGGTACtagcggaagtgtaccggttccgggtggAAGCCAGAGCGAGAGGAGACCGTCCAGGATCCGCGGAGGTGGGGCGAGTAAGGACTCTTGCTCAACATGCCCTTATTCGCAGATGGGAGGAGGACCTGGGGTCCCCAACAGCAGGCCATGCGATAGTGGAGGCGATCCGCCCCCACTTGAGTCGATGGATAAAACGAAGTCACGGCACACTCACATTCAGACTAACTCAGGTGCTTACCGGACATGATTGTTTCGGGAAGTACCTGCACAAGATAGTAAGGCGGGAAATAACACCCGCCTGCCACGCGTGTGGTGCGCCTGTGGACACGGCGTGTCACACCCTGATGGAGTGTGCCGCTTGGGGGCCTAAGAGGCATTCCCTGGTGGCGATAATCGGCGGAGAACTTTCGCTGCCGAACGTTATAACCGCCATGATAGGCAGCGAAAGGTGCTGGAACGAGATGGCGTCTTTCTGCGAAAGTGTAATGTCGCAGAAAGAGGCTACGGAGCGAGCGCGTGAGGAGAGTGCCGCCGCGGATTCGCTTCGACGAAGAAGACCGGGGAGAAGACAACAGCGCTATGCGCAGCTTCTCCTCCAGCTGTAA